From a single Brassica oleracea var. oleracea cultivar TO1000 chromosome C5, BOL, whole genome shotgun sequence genomic region:
- the LOC106294902 gene encoding uncharacterized protein LOC106294902, translating into MEAVKTTRFITEVAPSKLISATTREPFKNMLTTIFEEELDFDELVRATAERLSSSCPGFSSWSLGHYAKTNSLSAS; encoded by the coding sequence ATGGAAGCAGTTAAGACCACCAGGTTCATCACCGAGGTGGCTCCCTCTAAGTTGATATCCGCAACGACGAGAGAACCATTTAAGAACATGTTGACCACAATCTTCGAGGAAGAGTTGGACTTTGACGAATTAGTCAGAGCCACTGCAGAGAGACTCTCTTCATCTTGTCCAGGCTTCTCCTCCTGGTCTCTTGGTCACTACGCCAAGACCAATAGTCTCTCTGCTTCTTAG